In the genome of Leucobacter luti, one region contains:
- a CDS encoding Fpg/Nei family DNA glycosylase has protein sequence MPEGHSVHRIARQFAVNFVGTEPAVSSPQGRFAQGAAVLSGREMVDARAVGKQMLLEFAGDQWLRVHLGIYGAWDFAGDVRIDPSIQIHGQTPGHSKLGQTGENAGPGSGSVMDRDGEDSVTSIGAPRRARVRMAESDKAVDTDGQFPPDPVGQVRVRLLNERVCADLRGPTACEVLTPAEVDAVIQRLGPDPANANTPAERARFVARAGKKKTPIGLVLMDQSVVAGIGNVYRAEMLFRAGLNPHTPAHTLDRTVLEALWDDWAELLEIGITVGQMITIDGLEGEAYERALVERDERHWVYKLEGTPCKRCGTNIVLEEFGARKLYWCPSCQS, from the coding sequence GTGCCTGAGGGGCATTCCGTACACCGCATCGCGAGGCAGTTTGCGGTGAACTTCGTTGGCACCGAGCCTGCGGTTTCGAGCCCGCAGGGCCGCTTCGCTCAGGGCGCTGCAGTGCTAAGCGGCCGTGAAATGGTGGACGCGCGCGCGGTCGGCAAGCAAATGCTCTTGGAGTTCGCCGGCGACCAGTGGTTGCGCGTGCACCTGGGCATTTACGGCGCATGGGATTTCGCCGGCGATGTGCGAATCGACCCGTCGATTCAGATTCATGGACAGACACCGGGCCACTCAAAGCTGGGTCAGACCGGGGAAAATGCCGGCCCTGGCAGCGGGTCCGTGATGGACCGCGACGGCGAAGATTCAGTGACTTCCATTGGTGCGCCGAGGCGTGCACGCGTGCGCATGGCGGAGTCTGACAAAGCGGTGGATACCGATGGCCAGTTCCCGCCGGATCCGGTTGGCCAAGTGCGGGTTCGGCTGCTGAATGAGCGTGTGTGTGCCGACCTGCGCGGGCCGACCGCCTGCGAGGTGCTGACGCCTGCTGAGGTGGATGCTGTGATCCAGCGACTTGGCCCGGATCCCGCGAACGCGAACACCCCGGCTGAGCGCGCCCGGTTTGTTGCGCGGGCGGGGAAGAAGAAGACCCCAATCGGGCTGGTGCTGATGGATCAGTCCGTGGTCGCTGGCATCGGCAACGTGTATCGAGCTGAGATGCTGTTCCGTGCTGGACTCAACCCGCATACGCCAGCACATACGCTCGACCGCACCGTGCTTGAAGCGCTGTGGGACGACTGGGCTGAGCTGCTCGAAATCGGCATCACCGTTGGCCAGATGATCACGATCGACGGTCTGGAGGGGGAGGCGTATGAGCGCGCCCTCGTTGAGCGAGACGAGCGCCACTGGGTATACAAACTCGAGGGCACCCCATGTAAGCGGTGTGGCACCAATATCGTGCTTGAGGAGTTTGGGGCACGCAAGCTCTACTGGTGTCCCAGCTGCCAGTCCTAG
- a CDS encoding ATP-dependent DNA helicase RecQ, with product MANPEQSTLAQSLTVLRQLTGAPEAEFHPGQFEAISALVDEGRRALVVQRTGWGKSAVYFVATALLRARGAGPTLLVSPLLALMRDQVSAAERAGVRAAAINSATAEEWAEIEGQLARDEVDVLLVSPERLNNPRFREHQLPGILARMGLLVIDEAHCISDWGHDFRPDYRRIAALLSSLERDVPVLATTATANARVVADVVDQLGHDVLTLRGSLARDSLRLGSLSLPSAQARLAWLVAHLRDLPGSGIVYTLTVSAAEDTAALLREAGYEAAAYTGRTDPEERERLETALKRNEVKTLVATSALGMGFDKPDLGFVVHLGAPSSPVAYYQQVGRAGRGSANADVLLLPGAEDAAIWHYFATASMPDPERAAAVLEALGSPDGPPLSTPALEARVDLKRTQLELLLKVLDVDGAVSRVSGGWVATGAPWTYDAERYRRIAAARDAEQAAMMTYERGESCRMELLQRDLDDASAAPCGRCDVCAGKWFPTAVPEFAAAQASSRLERSGVPSEPRGQWPTGADRRGITVRGKIAPGERPETGRVIARLTDLGWGGQLRELFAAGAQDRPLPEALIPAVLATLRDWPWEARPVGIVAMPSLSHPQLVSSTAEMIAARGRLPLLGTLDVDHSYPAPGPGGNSAFRLASVWGRFNVSSELASVVSQTAGPILLIDDLIDSRWTMTVAARELRLAGADTVLPFALASVG from the coding sequence ATGGCGAATCCCGAGCAGTCCACCCTGGCGCAGTCACTTACCGTACTGCGCCAGCTCACTGGCGCACCGGAGGCCGAGTTCCACCCCGGCCAGTTCGAGGCGATCAGCGCGCTCGTTGATGAGGGACGCCGCGCACTTGTCGTGCAACGCACCGGCTGGGGCAAGTCTGCCGTCTATTTCGTCGCGACCGCGCTGCTGCGCGCCCGCGGCGCAGGCCCCACTCTGCTCGTCTCCCCACTGCTCGCACTCATGCGCGATCAGGTGTCAGCTGCGGAGCGCGCTGGAGTGCGAGCCGCGGCGATTAACTCGGCGACAGCCGAGGAGTGGGCCGAGATCGAGGGACAACTCGCCCGCGACGAGGTCGACGTGCTCCTCGTCTCACCTGAGCGGCTGAACAACCCACGCTTCAGGGAGCATCAGCTCCCCGGCATCCTGGCTCGTATGGGGCTCCTAGTGATTGATGAGGCCCACTGCATTTCGGACTGGGGGCACGACTTCCGGCCGGACTATCGGCGCATCGCCGCGCTCCTCTCCAGCCTGGAACGCGACGTGCCTGTCCTCGCCACGACAGCGACGGCGAACGCCCGCGTGGTCGCCGACGTAGTGGATCAGCTCGGACACGACGTGCTCACCCTGCGCGGCTCGCTCGCGCGCGACTCGCTCAGACTCGGTTCGCTGTCGCTTCCGTCCGCACAGGCGCGCCTGGCCTGGCTCGTCGCGCATCTGCGCGACCTCCCGGGAAGCGGCATCGTCTACACCCTCACGGTCTCCGCGGCCGAGGACACCGCTGCGCTGCTGCGGGAGGCTGGGTACGAAGCGGCGGCGTACACGGGGCGCACGGATCCTGAGGAGCGCGAGCGACTCGAGACAGCGCTGAAACGGAATGAGGTCAAGACCCTTGTCGCCACGAGTGCGCTCGGCATGGGATTCGACAAGCCGGATCTCGGCTTCGTCGTGCACCTCGGTGCACCGTCTTCCCCTGTTGCGTACTACCAGCAGGTAGGTCGCGCAGGCCGAGGTTCAGCCAACGCGGACGTGCTCCTCCTCCCGGGCGCAGAGGACGCGGCGATCTGGCACTACTTTGCGACGGCGTCTATGCCCGACCCCGAGCGAGCGGCAGCGGTACTGGAGGCGCTCGGCAGCCCAGACGGTCCCCCATTGTCGACACCGGCGCTCGAGGCTCGGGTCGATCTGAAGCGTACACAGCTGGAGCTCCTCCTCAAGGTGCTCGACGTCGATGGCGCCGTGAGCCGTGTGTCAGGCGGATGGGTAGCCACCGGCGCGCCTTGGACGTACGACGCGGAACGATACCGCAGGATCGCAGCCGCGCGCGATGCTGAGCAGGCCGCAATGATGACCTACGAGCGCGGTGAGAGCTGTCGCATGGAACTGCTCCAACGCGATCTCGACGACGCAAGCGCCGCCCCCTGTGGCCGCTGCGATGTCTGTGCCGGGAAGTGGTTCCCCACCGCCGTGCCTGAGTTCGCTGCGGCGCAAGCGTCGAGCCGCCTTGAGCGTTCTGGCGTTCCCAGTGAACCGCGCGGACAGTGGCCCACCGGCGCCGACCGGCGCGGAATCACAGTGCGCGGCAAGATTGCGCCTGGCGAACGCCCGGAGACCGGCCGGGTCATTGCTCGCCTCACCGACCTCGGCTGGGGCGGTCAACTCCGGGAACTCTTCGCTGCAGGCGCCCAAGATCGTCCCCTCCCCGAGGCCTTGATCCCGGCTGTCCTCGCTACGCTGCGGGATTGGCCGTGGGAGGCGCGTCCGGTGGGAATTGTCGCGATGCCTTCGCTGAGCCACCCACAGCTCGTATCGAGCACCGCGGAAATGATCGCCGCCCGCGGGAGGCTGCCGCTCCTGGGCACACTCGATGTCGACCACTCATATCCGGCACCTGGCCCTGGAGGCAATAGCGCGTTCCGGCTTGCCTCGGTGTGGGGCCGTTTCAACGTCTCCTCCGAGCTCGCGTCCGTGGTCTCGCAGACAGCGGGCCCGATCCTCCTCATTGACGACCTGATCGACAGTCGCTGGACCATGACCGTGGCTGCCCGCGAGCTTCGGCTCGCTGGCGCCGACACGGTGCTCCCGTTCGCGCTCGCCTCCGTCGGCTAG
- a CDS encoding helix-turn-helix domain-containing protein, whose product MTNPEPDRLRELLDAVLDERHQSLDAMAGAAHTTRFHFARTVSARAGESPVAMRRRVMLERAAWQLRAGTPVIEAAVAAGYESAEGFSRAFARAFGHPPSVAAAAHWLPSPNGVHFHPPTSLWVHEQEVQVNPLVEQLIRHDVDDTAELIAFAATLDPAELVRVTRPGQIVLDGAGEEGSIADVLANLVYARLVWLAAFEGTVIPEEPERDLAVLAPLNAAVSARWLACVRDIERRGAWGDRFVDVLCEPPESFVVSSVVAHVLTYSAHRRELARGMLVAHGLARNSGDPILWLRQQRGEG is encoded by the coding sequence ATGACGAACCCGGAGCCTGATCGCCTGCGCGAGTTGCTCGACGCAGTGCTCGATGAGCGGCACCAGTCCCTCGACGCCATGGCCGGGGCCGCACACACCACCCGATTCCACTTCGCCCGCACAGTGTCAGCCCGCGCGGGCGAGAGTCCGGTTGCGATGCGCCGCAGAGTGATGCTCGAACGAGCGGCCTGGCAACTGCGTGCAGGCACCCCGGTGATCGAAGCGGCAGTCGCTGCCGGCTACGAATCAGCAGAAGGCTTTAGCCGCGCCTTCGCCCGCGCGTTCGGCCATCCGCCCAGCGTGGCCGCGGCGGCACACTGGCTGCCCAGCCCGAACGGAGTCCATTTCCACCCGCCGACCTCATTGTGGGTGCACGAACAGGAGGTGCAAGTGAATCCGCTGGTCGAACAGCTCATTCGGCATGATGTGGACGACACGGCGGAACTCATCGCCTTCGCCGCCACACTGGATCCGGCCGAGCTCGTCCGAGTCACACGCCCCGGCCAGATCGTACTCGACGGTGCCGGCGAAGAGGGGAGCATTGCCGATGTGCTCGCGAATCTCGTGTACGCGCGGCTTGTGTGGCTCGCCGCGTTCGAGGGCACCGTGATCCCAGAAGAGCCGGAGCGCGATCTCGCTGTGCTCGCGCCGCTGAACGCTGCGGTTTCTGCGCGCTGGCTTGCCTGTGTGCGCGATATCGAGCGCCGGGGCGCTTGGGGCGATCGGTTCGTGGACGTGCTCTGCGAGCCACCGGAGAGCTTTGTGGTGAGCAGCGTCGTCGCGCATGTCCTCACCTATTCCGCGCACCGGCGCGAACTCGCGCGCGGCATGCTCGTGGCGCACGGTCTCGCGCGCAATAGCGGGGATCCGATCCTCTGGTTGCGACAGCAACGCGGTGAGGGCTGA
- a CDS encoding dihydrofolate reductase family protein yields the protein MSKVIYYVAATIDGYIADPSDSLDWLMRHELEPGGTNDYESFLGTVGAIVMGATTYEWVLTHGPWGYELPAWVMTHRELPLPQETATGAAADIRFSQAEIRQVHQEMLVAAKGKDLWVVGGGDLAGQFADAGLLDEILLSTAPVTLGAGRPVLPRRLDLELLETARNGAFAAARYRVLGQLQEDRSAG from the coding sequence ATGTCCAAAGTTATCTACTACGTTGCCGCCACGATCGACGGCTATATTGCGGATCCGTCCGACTCGCTCGACTGGCTGATGCGCCACGAGCTCGAGCCCGGCGGCACAAACGACTACGAGTCGTTCCTCGGCACAGTCGGCGCAATCGTGATGGGAGCGACCACCTATGAGTGGGTGCTGACACACGGCCCCTGGGGATACGAGCTTCCAGCGTGGGTCATGACCCACCGTGAGCTGCCGCTACCCCAAGAAACGGCGACAGGAGCTGCTGCAGATATTCGGTTCTCCCAGGCCGAGATTCGACAGGTGCACCAGGAAATGCTGGTCGCCGCGAAGGGGAAAGACCTCTGGGTTGTTGGCGGCGGCGATCTCGCCGGCCAGTTCGCGGACGCGGGGCTGCTCGATGAGATTCTGCTGTCTACGGCGCCGGTCACGCTCGGTGCGGGGCGGCCAGTGCTCCCGCGCAGGCTCGACCTTGAGCTGTTGGAGACGGCCCGCAACGGCGCCTTCGCTGCTGCGAGATACCGAGTGCTCGGGCAGCTGCAGGAGGATCGAAGCGCGGGTTAG
- the rplS gene encoding 50S ribosomal protein L19 — protein sequence MQKLDLVDAPSLKSDIPDFRPGDTVKVHVNIIEGNRSRVQVFQGVVISRHGEGVRETFTVRKISFQVGVERKFPVHAPTIDKIEVVTRGDVRRAKLYYLRALTGKKAKIKEKRDA from the coding sequence ATGCAGAAGCTCGACCTCGTCGATGCCCCGTCGCTCAAGAGCGACATTCCCGACTTCCGCCCCGGCGACACCGTCAAGGTGCACGTCAACATCATCGAGGGCAATCGCTCGCGTGTTCAGGTGTTCCAGGGTGTTGTGATCTCCCGCCACGGTGAGGGCGTCCGCGAGACGTTCACCGTTCGCAAGATCAGCTTCCAGGTGGGCGTGGAGCGTAAGTTCCCCGTACACGCACCGACGATCGACAAGATCGAGGTCGTCACCCGCGGCGATGTTCGCCGCGCGAAGCTCTACTACCTGCGCGCCCTCACCGGCAAGAAGGCGAAGATCAAGGAGAAGCGCGACGCGTAA
- the lepB gene encoding signal peptidase I, with protein sequence MSDAETATGGRTRRGGVVGFLRDLLVILVVAFLVSFLLKTFLVRSFYIPSQSMEQTLKINDRILVNQLVPDLIDVQRGDVVVFKDPGGWLYPRAETAPTGFEKVLQAVGLAADTSDDYVVKRVIGIGGDRVQCCDAEGRVMVNGVPLNEPYIVIPPGETKASAIDFDVTVPKDSVWVMGDNRYQSKDSRYNQDQPGKGFVPDSEIVGRAFVLNWPLNHFTWLGTPEGTFTGVEQARSE encoded by the coding sequence ATGAGCGACGCTGAAACCGCGACCGGCGGCCGCACCCGCAGGGGCGGAGTGGTGGGCTTCCTCCGCGATCTGCTCGTCATCCTTGTGGTGGCGTTCCTCGTCTCGTTCCTGTTGAAAACCTTTCTGGTGCGTAGCTTCTACATCCCGTCGCAGTCGATGGAGCAGACGCTGAAGATCAACGATCGAATCCTCGTGAATCAGCTCGTTCCGGATCTCATCGACGTGCAGCGCGGCGATGTCGTGGTGTTCAAAGATCCGGGGGGCTGGCTGTATCCGCGCGCTGAGACTGCGCCCACCGGGTTCGAGAAGGTGCTGCAGGCAGTCGGTCTTGCCGCTGACACCAGCGATGACTACGTGGTGAAGCGTGTCATCGGGATTGGTGGCGACCGCGTGCAGTGCTGCGACGCTGAGGGGCGCGTCATGGTAAACGGGGTGCCGCTGAACGAACCGTACATCGTGATCCCGCCCGGTGAGACGAAAGCCTCGGCGATTGACTTTGATGTGACCGTGCCGAAGGATTCGGTGTGGGTCATGGGTGATAACCGCTACCAGAGCAAGGACTCGCGCTACAACCAGGATCAGCCGGGCAAGGGTTTTGTTCCCGACTCTGAGATCGTGGGCCGCGCCTTTGTGCTGAACTGGCCGCTGAACCACTTCACCTGGCTTGGCACGCCCGAGGGGACGTTCACGGGGGTCGAGCAGGCTCGCAGTGAGTAG
- a CDS encoding ribonuclease HII, with product MSSEHVLSKDPTLDVEAAYFAAGAELVIGVDEVGRGAIAGPVAVGAYAVLAGTQEFPVGLRDSKLLSEKRRDALYPLVREWGTGAVGFASAEEIDAHGITAMLAAAARRALLSLHHAGVPVERAVIILDGSHDWLSPVLKHPLDVRTRVGADRACASVAAASVLAKVERDLLMRDAHEEHPDYAWASNKGYGAKAHYEGIASAGLTELHRTSWIKLPVTAQD from the coding sequence GTGAGTAGTGAGCACGTGCTCTCGAAAGACCCGACCCTCGACGTCGAAGCGGCGTACTTTGCCGCAGGGGCGGAACTCGTGATCGGCGTTGACGAGGTGGGCCGCGGCGCGATCGCGGGCCCCGTTGCCGTTGGCGCGTACGCGGTACTCGCAGGCACACAGGAGTTTCCTGTGGGGCTGCGCGACTCAAAACTGCTGAGTGAGAAGCGCCGCGACGCGCTGTACCCGCTCGTGCGAGAGTGGGGCACCGGTGCCGTTGGATTTGCCAGTGCGGAGGAGATTGACGCGCACGGGATCACGGCGATGCTCGCCGCTGCCGCCCGCCGCGCGCTGCTCTCGCTGCATCACGCAGGCGTGCCCGTTGAGCGCGCCGTCATCATCCTTGACGGATCGCACGATTGGCTCTCCCCTGTATTGAAGCACCCGCTCGACGTCCGTACCAGAGTGGGGGCGGATCGCGCGTGCGCGAGCGTCGCGGCTGCCTCGGTGCTCGCGAAGGTGGAGCGCGATCTGCTGATGCGCGACGCCCATGAGGAGCACCCGGACTATGCCTGGGCCTCGAACAAGGGGTATGGTGCGAAGGCGCACTACGAGGGCATCGCGTCGGCCGGCCTGACTGAGCTGCATCGCACCTCCTGGATCAAGTTGCCTGTCACGGCTCAGGACTAA
- the murI gene encoding glutamate racemase, protein MTARTISPEAPIGVFDSGVGGLTVARAIRDQLPGESMIYVGDTARTPYGPRPIAEVRRFALEILDDLVEQGVKMLVIACNTASAAVLRDARERYAVPVIEVIGPTVRSAAAITRNGRVGLIGTQGTIQSRVYDDFFAMRPEITLTAAACPRFVELVEAGETSGPEVHRVAAEYLAPLVAEHIDTLVLGCTHYPFLRGALRQVVGPDVALVSSDIETANEVFQTLTELGLLRPASAGEPMLRYEATGADTDAFVDLARRMLGIGIEAVDRVQTGTIQLPHEL, encoded by the coding sequence ATGACCGCTCGCACGATTTCGCCCGAAGCTCCGATCGGAGTATTCGACTCCGGCGTTGGTGGGCTGACAGTAGCGCGTGCGATTCGAGACCAGCTCCCGGGCGAGTCAATGATCTATGTGGGCGATACCGCGCGCACGCCGTATGGCCCTCGCCCAATCGCCGAGGTGCGTCGCTTCGCGCTGGAGATCCTGGATGATCTCGTGGAGCAGGGGGTGAAGATGCTGGTGATTGCGTGCAACACCGCTTCTGCTGCCGTGCTGCGCGACGCGCGCGAACGCTACGCCGTCCCGGTGATTGAGGTGATCGGGCCCACCGTGCGCAGCGCAGCGGCGATCACCCGCAATGGCCGGGTTGGGCTGATCGGGACGCAGGGCACCATCCAGTCTCGCGTGTACGACGACTTCTTCGCGATGCGGCCGGAGATCACGCTGACGGCAGCGGCGTGCCCTCGTTTTGTTGAACTTGTCGAGGCTGGTGAGACCAGCGGCCCGGAAGTACATCGTGTTGCCGCTGAGTATCTCGCGCCGCTGGTCGCCGAACACATTGACACGCTCGTGCTCGGATGCACGCACTATCCGTTCCTACGCGGAGCATTGCGACAAGTGGTTGGCCCTGATGTTGCGCTTGTTTCGAGTGATATCGAGACTGCGAATGAGGTGTTCCAGACCCTGACAGAGCTGGGCCTGCTTCGACCTGCGAGCGCCGGTGAGCCGATGCTGCGCTATGAGGCGACGGGAGCTGACACCGATGCCTTCGTGGATCTTGCACGTCGCATGCTCGGAATCGGGATCGAGGCCGTCGACCGCGTGCAGACAGGCACGATTCAACTCCCGCACGAACTGTAG
- the rph gene encoding ribonuclease PH: MSENTRVDGRTPAQMRPVTIERGWSAQAEGSALISFGATKVLCTASFTPGVPRWLAGKGTGWVTAEYSMLPRSTNERMQRESVRGKIGGRTHEISRLIGRSLRAIIDTKALGENTIVIDCDVLQADGGTRTASITGAYVALAEAIEWARANGHVSKNAKPLTDSVAAVSVGIVGEIAMSDLAYVEDSRAGTDMNVVVTGSGDFVEVQGTAEGAPFTRAELNTLLDLAVDSTAELAELQRTILAEGS, encoded by the coding sequence ATGAGCGAGAACACCCGAGTCGACGGTCGCACTCCGGCGCAGATGCGCCCAGTGACGATCGAACGCGGTTGGAGCGCACAGGCAGAGGGCAGCGCCCTGATCTCCTTTGGGGCCACGAAAGTGCTGTGCACCGCATCATTCACACCAGGCGTCCCGCGCTGGCTCGCTGGGAAAGGGACCGGCTGGGTCACCGCTGAGTACTCCATGCTGCCCCGCTCGACAAACGAGCGCATGCAGCGTGAGTCTGTACGCGGCAAGATCGGAGGCCGCACGCACGAGATCTCTCGCCTGATTGGCCGGAGCCTGCGCGCGATCATTGACACGAAAGCGCTCGGCGAGAACACGATCGTGATTGACTGCGACGTGCTGCAGGCCGATGGCGGCACACGCACCGCCTCGATTACTGGTGCCTATGTCGCGCTCGCTGAGGCGATCGAGTGGGCGCGTGCGAACGGGCACGTGTCGAAGAACGCGAAGCCGCTCACCGATTCTGTTGCAGCGGTGTCGGTCGGCATCGTGGGTGAGATTGCGATGAGTGATCTCGCTTACGTCGAGGATTCACGGGCTGGCACCGATATGAACGTTGTGGTGACCGGATCCGGCGACTTCGTCGAGGTCCAGGGGACGGCCGAAGGTGCGCCGTTTACTCGCGCTGAATTGAATACGCTGCTCGACCTTGCAGTCGACAGCACTGCTGAGCTCGCCGAGTTGCAGCGCACCATCCTCGCGGAGGGAAGCTAA
- the rdgB gene encoding RdgB/HAM1 family non-canonical purine NTP pyrophosphatase has product MANTVVLASHNAHKLAELRRILTPLVPELELVGYDGPEPVENGTSFEENALLKARAAAEHTGLPAIADDSGIAVEILGGCPGIFSARWGGPARSDTANVDLLLWQLSDIADEHRAAGFVCAAALVIPQTDDVPGVEICELGVWKGSVLREAAGEGGFGYDPIFQPEGSTRSAAELTAAEKDQHSHRTRAFTALAEELRIRF; this is encoded by the coding sequence ATGGCCAACACTGTGGTCCTTGCATCACACAACGCGCACAAGCTCGCGGAGCTCCGGCGCATTCTCACGCCGCTCGTCCCCGAGCTTGAACTCGTCGGCTATGACGGGCCGGAGCCCGTTGAGAATGGCACGAGCTTCGAGGAGAATGCGCTACTCAAGGCACGCGCAGCTGCGGAGCACACCGGCCTGCCCGCGATAGCCGATGACTCCGGAATCGCAGTGGAGATCCTCGGCGGGTGCCCTGGAATCTTCTCAGCGCGCTGGGGCGGCCCCGCACGCAGCGACACAGCGAACGTCGATCTCTTGCTGTGGCAGCTGAGCGACATCGCAGATGAACACCGGGCGGCAGGCTTCGTGTGCGCGGCCGCGCTCGTCATCCCACAGACCGACGATGTTCCCGGTGTTGAAATCTGTGAGCTCGGGGTGTGGAAGGGCAGCGTTCTGCGGGAGGCCGCTGGCGAGGGCGGCTTCGGCTACGACCCCATATTCCAGCCAGAGGGTTCGACGCGGTCTGCCGCTGAGCTCACGGCCGCTGAAAAGGACCAGCACTCGCATCGCACCCGCGCGTTCACGGCCTTGGCGGAGGAGCTGCGCATCCGATTCTGA